In Chitinispirillum alkaliphilum, the genomic window TTATTACTCCGGCAACTAAATATGCCTAAGCGGCATACTTGACTGCCGGATGCTCAAAAAAACTTTTTACATGTTCTGGTGACTTTTGTAACATTCTCATATGTGACATTATATTGCCATGCATCTCTTTAAAAGTTTTGGGATGTGATCTGGTGGCAAGGCCGATTTTAAGATCGTTGTTTAAATATTCATCCGGGTTTCGTTCTGGTGAATACGACGGTAGATAGATTAGTTCTATGTGTTCCTTATTCTTTTCCAACCATTTTTTGAGAGCTTTTGCGTGATGAACTCGCAAATTATCAACTACCAGAAATATTTTTTTCTTTGCACCCTTGATCAATCGTCCAAGAAACCGTTTGAATACATCCACGTTCATCGCACCTTTGTAGATCATGAATCGTACTTTTCCCTGGTTCGTAATGGACGATATCATGCTTGTCGACAATCGCTTAGCCTGAACATTGGTTACCGGTGTTACCCCAACAGGAGAATAGCTTCTTCCATAGTGAAGTTCATTGGTAACCCCAGTCTCATCACCCCA contains:
- a CDS encoding transposase; translated protein: MEKIDARKLDTPTRIYLKSRAKELQNADHSYNEISTILGVHPSTIARWLHPSKGTHKKAYKIRGRRVGQLRTLSPQQEKEIRELIRDKTPEQLKLPFALWTRKSIRDLICRRIGIKIPIRTIGEYLKRWGYTPQRPLKKAYEQRPAEVKKWLDETYPKVLARAKQEKAEIHWGDETGVTNELHYGRSYSPVGVTPVTNVQAKRLSTSMISSITNQGKVRFMIYKGAMNVDVFKRFLGRLIKGAKKKIFLVVDNLRVHHAKALKKWLEKNKEHIELIYLPSYSPERNPDEYLNNDLKIGLATRSHPKTFKEMHGNIMSHMRMLQKSPEHVKSFFEHPAVKYAA